In Triticum urartu cultivar G1812 chromosome 6, Tu2.1, whole genome shotgun sequence, the following proteins share a genomic window:
- the LOC125513407 gene encoding protoheme IX farnesyltransferase, mitochondrial-like, with translation MWRGGATAASAARALRSRMLGDPVHHPSTAILPIPSARAACSAPSAASPAPIVAEAAAASVAVSSGARSASDVLRHYGQCYWELSKARLSALVVATSGAGYVLGSGSIVDIAGLCYTCTGTMMVAASANTLNQVFEIKNDAKMKRTMRRPLPSGRISPVHAAMWATTVGTAGTALLACKANDLAAGLAASNLILYAFVYTPLKQIHPVNTWVGAVVGAIPPLLGWAAAASELSLNSMILPAALYFWQLPHFMALAYLCRADYLAGGYRMLSFADPTGKRTAWVSLRNCLYMLPLGLFAYNWGLTSEWFSFEASLLTTGLAIGALSFVLAPSQKSARRMFHGSLLYLPALMAGLILHRLPNEQKEHNNIHQTSEIAGVLRGAELWDEEERARQKQEDLKHSRRAQSRPPVAYASVAPFPFLPVPVYVSPEAHEF, from the exons ATGTGGAGAGGcggcgccaccgccgcctccgccgcgagGGCTCTCCGCTCGCGCATGCTCGGAGACCCCGTTCACCACCCCTCTACGGCTATTCTCCCCATCCCTTCGGCGCGCGCCGCCTGCTCGGCACCCTCTGCCGCCTCCCCCGCGCCCATCGTCGCTGAAGCGGCGGCCGCCTCGGTAGCTGTTTCGTCGGGAGCCAGATCCGCCTCCGACGTGCTGCGTCACTACGGGCAGTGCTACTGGGAGCTCTCCAAAGCCCGCCTCAG TGCACTTGTCGTGGCAACATCGGGGGCTGGATATGTGCTCGGTAGTGGCAGCATTGTAGACATTGCTGGACTTTGCTACACATGCACTGGTACCATGATGGTTGCAGCATCTGCCAACACTCTCAACCAG GTGTTTGAAATAAAGAATGATGCTAAAATGAAAAGGACAATGCGACGGCCCCTACCATCAGGGCGTATTAGTCCTGTGCATGCTGCCATGTGGGCTACAACTGTTGGAACTGCAGGAACAGCATTATTGGCTTGCAAG GCTAATGACTTAGCTGCTGGGCTTGCAGCATCCAATCTCATTCTGTATGCATTTGTATACACTCCACTGAAGCAAATACACCCTGTCAATACATGGGTGGGAGCGGTTGTTGGCGCCATTCCGCCACTTCTAGG GTGGGCGGCAGCAGCATCTGAACTGTCACTCAACTCTATGATTCTGCCGGCTGCTTTGTACTTTTGGCAGTTACCACATTTCATGGCCCTTGCGTACTTATGCCGCGCTGACTACCTTGCTGGAGG GTATCGTATGCTCTCTTTTGCTGATCCTACTGGCAAGAGAACTGCATGGGTTTCACTCAGAAATTGTCTCTACATGCTGCCGTTGGGGTTATTTGCATATAACT GGGGGCTAACATCCGAATGGTTCAGTTTTGAAGCATCGCTTCTAACGACGGGCCTCGCCATTGGAGCCTTATCATTTGTACTGGCTCCTAGTCAGAAGAGTGCAAGAAGAATGTTCCATGGTAGCCTCTTGTATCTTCCTGCTTTGATGGCTGGACTTATATTGCATCGGCTGCCCAACGAACAGAAGGAGCATAACAACATTCATCAGACTAGTGAGATCGCTGGGGTTCTCCGCGGCGCCGAGCTGTGGGACGAAGAAGAAAGAGCTAGACAGAAACAGGAAGACCTGAAACATTCTCGTCGTGCTCAATCACGCCCTCCAGTTGCCTATGCTTCTGTAGCCCCATTCCCCTTCTTGCCTGTGCCTGTGTACGTCTCTCCAGAAGCTCATGAGTTTTGA